A genomic window from Fibrobacter succinogenes includes:
- a CDS encoding ATP-dependent helicase has product MVLSPEMKAQVMDSLEGERSRLDKEQLEAVETTEGYVRVVAGAGSGKTKTLTHRYLYLVKEMGISPANILCVTFTNKAANEMKKRIRLILGGDDSGYISTFHGFCVRFLREEIHVLNYPKEFMILDEDDQKSLLRKAYADLGYSLKDLKISSVLDFIGGRKANELDYVSLFAELPSESVDDRGDDDRSEESRDVDDREMPKDHLLELSDDADDKWMKVYYRYLYEQKKNYALDFDDLILVTLYILQSFPEQLDKWRKRMMYVMVDEYQDIDGQQFMLADLLSSYHKNLFVVGDPDQTIYGWRGADVNRILEFDKTHQGTKTILLQNNYRSTPSILKVPDAVIKNNKFRIEKVLRPVRVGGKTPVFYHAKNTREEAKWIVERIQNAVQSAGGMRYKDIAVLYRMHSQSRSVEEALMAENIPYKVYSGVGFYQRKEIKDVICYLRMLVYADDLSFLRTVNTPKRQFGPRKVSILQAFADARGVGLYEALLEIVSEAGMLNDVACDISSQAEMSSVGNERNKIDFDCKGFLARSNVVEYVKLIEKYRSCYRDMSVSEILAKILRETKYEEMLRLDGDEDRLDNLAELKQGILEFENYYEEDASLDEYLQNIVLFTNVDEDAEEKDRVQLMTIHNAKGLEFPYVFVCGLNEGFFPVKRVQNKVQLEEERRLAYVAFTRAENVLCLSDAEDGVAGESGTRYPSRFLLEMDMGGLDVARGLSEDLLEAAKAHIANVDQERDFLSDESLGLVKKAPSATFEVGDRVMHKIFGVGTIRVVDEKNFCYEIAFDKFATPRSIQFDFPLRGLTAAPRS; this is encoded by the coding sequence ATGGTTCTTTCCCCAGAAATGAAGGCTCAGGTTATGGACTCCCTTGAGGGAGAGCGCTCTCGTTTGGACAAGGAACAGCTGGAAGCTGTCGAAACGACCGAAGGTTATGTGCGCGTTGTGGCGGGCGCTGGATCGGGCAAGACGAAAACGCTCACGCATCGCTATTTGTATCTCGTGAAGGAAATGGGCATTTCGCCTGCGAACATTCTTTGCGTGACGTTCACGAACAAGGCCGCGAACGAAATGAAGAAACGTATTCGTTTGATTTTGGGCGGCGATGACAGCGGCTACATTTCCACATTCCACGGATTCTGTGTGCGTTTTTTGCGCGAAGAAATCCATGTGCTGAATTACCCGAAAGAGTTCATGATCCTGGACGAAGATGACCAAAAATCGCTTTTGCGCAAGGCGTATGCGGATTTAGGGTATTCACTCAAGGATTTGAAAATCAGCAGTGTCCTCGATTTTATCGGGGGGCGCAAGGCTAATGAATTGGATTACGTTTCGCTTTTTGCGGAATTGCCTTCGGAGAGTGTGGATGATCGCGGAGACGATGACCGCAGCGAGGAAAGTCGCGATGTGGATGATCGCGAAATGCCCAAAGATCATTTGCTGGAATTGTCTGATGATGCTGACGACAAGTGGATGAAGGTTTATTACCGCTATCTTTACGAGCAAAAGAAAAATTATGCGCTTGATTTTGATGACTTGATTCTGGTGACGCTGTACATTCTGCAAAGTTTCCCGGAACAGCTCGACAAGTGGCGCAAGCGCATGATGTATGTGATGGTCGATGAATATCAGGACATTGACGGTCAGCAATTCATGCTTGCGGATTTGCTTTCGAGCTATCACAAGAATTTATTTGTCGTGGGGGACCCGGACCAGACGATTTACGGCTGGCGCGGCGCGGATGTCAATCGCATTCTTGAATTTGACAAGACGCATCAAGGGACGAAGACGATTTTGTTGCAGAACAATTATCGTTCAACGCCGAGCATTTTGAAAGTGCCGGATGCGGTTATCAAGAACAACAAGTTTAGAATCGAAAAGGTCTTGAGGCCGGTTCGCGTTGGTGGAAAAACGCCTGTCTTTTACCATGCAAAGAACACTCGCGAAGAAGCGAAATGGATCGTGGAACGCATCCAGAATGCGGTGCAGAGTGCGGGCGGTATGCGTTACAAAGATATTGCGGTACTGTATAGAATGCATTCGCAGTCGCGTTCTGTCGAAGAAGCCTTGATGGCAGAAAATATTCCGTATAAGGTTTATAGCGGTGTCGGGTTTTACCAGCGCAAAGAAATCAAGGACGTGATTTGCTATTTGCGCATGCTCGTGTACGCCGATGATTTGTCGTTCTTGCGGACGGTGAACACGCCCAAGCGCCAGTTTGGGCCGCGCAAGGTTTCGATATTGCAGGCCTTTGCCGATGCGCGAGGCGTTGGGCTTTACGAAGCGCTTTTGGAAATTGTGTCGGAAGCCGGGATGTTGAATGATGTGGCTTGCGATATTTCATCGCAGGCAGAAATGTCGTCGGTGGGCAATGAACGCAATAAGATTGATTTTGATTGCAAGGGATTTTTGGCGCGGAGCAATGTCGTTGAGTATGTGAAGCTGATAGAAAAGTATCGTTCGTGCTACAGGGACATGAGTGTTTCTGAAATTTTGGCGAAAATTCTGCGTGAGACAAAGTACGAAGAAATGTTGCGCTTGGATGGCGACGAAGACCGCTTGGACAATCTCGCGGAACTGAAACAGGGAATTCTGGAGTTTGAAAATTATTACGAGGAAGATGCTTCGCTGGATGAGTATTTGCAAAATATTGTGTTATTCACGAATGTCGATGAAGATGCCGAAGAAAAAGATCGCGTGCAACTCATGACGATTCACAATGCGAAGGGGCTGGAGTTCCCGTACGTTTTTGTGTGCGGTTTGAATGAGGGCTTTTTCCCGGTAAAGCGTGTGCAGAATAAGGTTCAGCTAGAAGAAGAGCGCAGGCTTGCGTATGTGGCATTTACGCGTGCCGAAAATGTTTTATGCTTGAGTGATGCCGAAGATGGTGTGGCGGGGGAGAGCGGAACGCGTTATCCGTCGCGTTTTTTGCTTGAAATGGATATGGGCGGGCTAGATGTGGCTCGCGGATTATCGGAAGATTTGCTCGAAGCGGCGAAAGCGCATATTGCAAATGTCGATCAGGAACGGGATTTCTTGAGTGACGAAAGCTTGGGGCTAGTCAAGAAAGCGCCTTCGGCAACGTTTGAAGTTGGCGACCGCGTGATGCACAAGATTTTTGGCGTGGGTACAATCCGCGTTGTGGACGAAAAGAACTTCTGTTACGAGATTGCGTTTGACAAGTTTGCAACCCCGCGCTCAATTCAGTTCGATTTTCCACTTCGTGGCTTGACTGCTGCACCTCGGTCATGA
- a CDS encoding YbjQ family protein, protein MLIVNTDYISGKEIETVQLVKGSIVFSKNVVRDIFAGLKTIIGGEIAGYSEMMNEARQKATERMIQEAKSIGADAIVNVRYSTSSLMASAAEIIAYGTAVRYKK, encoded by the coding sequence ATGCTTATTGTCAATACAGACTATATCAGTGGCAAAGAAATCGAAACAGTCCAGCTCGTCAAAGGGAGCATTGTTTTTTCGAAGAATGTCGTTCGAGACATTTTCGCAGGCCTCAAAACAATTATCGGTGGCGAAATTGCAGGCTACTCCGAAATGATGAACGAAGCGCGCCAAAAAGCAACAGAACGCATGATTCAAGAAGCTAAATCCATTGGCGCAGACGCCATTGTAAACGTGCGCTATTCCACAAGCAGCCTGATGGCTAGTGCCGCAGAAATCATCGCTTACGGAACCGCAGTCCGCTACAAGAAATAA
- the ispD gene encoding 2-C-methyl-D-erythritol 4-phosphate cytidylyltransferase, with protein MANSLFFEKFAAVLPAGGLGKRMGGNIPKQLMQLGGKPVYQYSLETFLKMDEIAEVVMAVPADWKDYFEKEIEAWISASENVEKFRTKLKIVLGGKERWQSVENGVNALTSNAEYVLVHDVARPFISEKIIRDVFDTLVNKGSCLVAKPAIDTIKVASDGRVENTIDRSKVWLAQTPQAARINLLKQLYTRIAKEPLNFTPTDEASILEFFGEPVYIVKGESANDKLTTPEDFEVFASRAKHI; from the coding sequence ATGGCAAATTCATTATTTTTTGAAAAATTCGCAGCAGTCCTCCCCGCAGGCGGGCTTGGCAAGCGCATGGGCGGCAACATCCCCAAGCAGTTGATGCAATTGGGCGGCAAACCCGTTTACCAGTATTCTCTTGAAACATTCCTCAAGATGGACGAAATTGCAGAAGTCGTCATGGCGGTTCCTGCAGACTGGAAAGATTATTTCGAAAAAGAAATTGAAGCTTGGATTTCTGCAAGCGAGAATGTCGAAAAGTTTAGAACAAAGTTAAAAATCGTTTTAGGCGGAAAAGAACGTTGGCAGTCCGTAGAAAACGGCGTGAATGCACTCACGAGTAACGCCGAATACGTTCTAGTGCACGATGTCGCACGCCCGTTTATAAGCGAAAAAATCATCCGCGATGTATTTGATACACTCGTCAACAAAGGCAGTTGCCTCGTTGCAAAACCCGCCATCGATACCATCAAGGTTGCAAGTGATGGACGCGTCGAAAATACGATTGACCGCAGTAAGGTTTGGCTTGCGCAGACACCGCAAGCAGCGCGCATCAACTTGCTCAAGCAGCTCTATACGCGCATTGCAAAAGAACCGCTGAACTTTACGCCGACCGACGAAGCAAGCATCCTCGAATTCTTTGGCGAGCCCGTCTATATTGTCAAGGGCGAATCCGCAAACGACAAGCTCACTACACCCGAAGACTTTGAAGTGTTTGCAAGCCGGGCAAAACACATTTAA
- a CDS encoding TIGR02171 family protein codes for MIFRTIPLLLFLVTFVACSNSGSSHSHEQSSDEEIEGMLLLKSGSATIGSNDKSFRANERPAMSVLLDYDFYLNVHEVTCGEYAEVAKDAGFKTFAKCDNDSLPITDVTYYDAVLFANAKSKLNGHDTAYTYSKPTFDNDGHCTNLEGFAFHADAKAFRLPTEAEWVYAATRTWDVKKSWNSSNSKYNLHKVCSAGSDSTGFCDMAGNVMEWVNDWMGVFRDTTIINYVGAPDGGELGERVVKGGCYSSSDKEINPYSRGDVYTVTSSTKAEYIGFRLAFGNIPNALWMGKEGSSQTSVVTPLAGSETVKALTGAYNVKLAFRNDVSGNIAYIDYMNGTLSVKEITKDIDAYHPEISPDGKWIAYCTGIEGVSRKSTIYIQSLEEESSPIKLDVEKAAIPRWRVLETGDTVIIFVTDAGNNKNEATFKSASTWQVSFANGKFGTPQKLFDGAYHGGISEDNTLTVTGSRVLRARIAKTNSNLSQNALDTTWYNEDQACNVSLAQDRTKRTLFLDFGGKTGKDFVGKKYATHEQIFIADSTGKLIQSIKAPEGYTFDHTEWTTDNIQSSIVATLANINGAHTKIVLINPVDSSITELAEGEELWHPNMWIKKKNPEPIGTLETSFKLDPDSAGMYYNPSGSNWYADDEYRYKMEFLWQYKDTANVVILGSSRVFFGLNPLLFNKPYYAVNLSVEAMEHKAAYHFLSNYILPHMKKLKIVIKDLDIDRWFTVSSGIFEYAYKFYAGYVYDKNHNYWKEGAPRGLAKATYNSPGIFRTQNILRPTRGFSAKSGSRWGKPATEKDSTWFDIFSDRFMHNFNHLIQMIEECQMHNITFIGVITPQNPSYKETGSFGKFGIRRSEAPILIQKIADLQKKYPNFILMDENKMGNHDYTDEMAMDRDHLAEKGAQQLTKRIDSLIRSLDIDLSH; via the coding sequence ATGATATTTCGTACTATTCCACTTTTATTATTTCTTGTCACTTTTGTAGCCTGCAGCAATAGCGGTTCAAGTCATTCACACGAGCAATCTTCTGATGAAGAAATAGAAGGAATGCTCCTGCTCAAAAGCGGATCCGCCACAATCGGAAGTAACGACAAAAGTTTCAGAGCCAATGAACGCCCCGCCATGAGCGTCCTACTAGATTATGATTTCTATTTGAACGTTCACGAAGTAACCTGCGGTGAATATGCCGAAGTCGCCAAGGATGCGGGTTTCAAAACGTTCGCAAAATGCGACAACGACAGTTTACCAATTACTGATGTTACGTACTATGATGCAGTCTTATTTGCAAACGCCAAGAGCAAGTTGAACGGACACGACACCGCATACACGTACAGTAAACCAACCTTTGACAACGATGGACATTGTACGAACCTGGAAGGATTCGCATTTCATGCCGACGCAAAAGCATTCAGGCTTCCGACTGAAGCAGAATGGGTTTATGCGGCAACCCGCACCTGGGATGTCAAGAAAAGCTGGAACAGCAGCAACTCCAAATACAATCTGCATAAAGTTTGCAGTGCAGGTTCAGATTCTACGGGATTCTGTGACATGGCTGGTAATGTCATGGAATGGGTAAATGACTGGATGGGAGTTTTCCGCGATACAACAATCATCAACTATGTCGGTGCCCCCGATGGCGGAGAATTGGGCGAACGAGTCGTCAAGGGCGGCTGTTACTCGTCTTCGGATAAAGAGATCAATCCCTATAGCCGTGGAGATGTATATACGGTCACTTCTTCGACAAAAGCTGAGTACATAGGTTTCAGGCTCGCATTCGGAAATATACCGAATGCGCTTTGGATGGGAAAAGAAGGATCTTCTCAAACAAGCGTTGTTACACCGCTTGCAGGAAGCGAAACAGTCAAGGCGCTCACCGGCGCGTACAACGTAAAACTAGCCTTCCGCAACGATGTTTCCGGAAATATAGCCTACATCGACTATATGAACGGAACTCTTTCCGTTAAAGAAATCACAAAGGACATCGATGCTTATCATCCCGAAATATCTCCCGATGGGAAATGGATTGCCTACTGTACAGGCATCGAGGGCGTATCAAGAAAATCAACGATTTACATACAAAGTTTAGAAGAAGAAAGTAGCCCCATAAAACTTGATGTCGAAAAGGCTGCCATTCCCCGCTGGAGAGTTCTTGAAACTGGCGATACCGTCATCATCTTTGTGACCGATGCCGGCAATAACAAAAATGAAGCAACGTTCAAGTCAGCCTCCACTTGGCAAGTATCGTTCGCCAACGGAAAATTTGGAACTCCGCAAAAGTTATTCGATGGAGCATACCACGGAGGGATTTCTGAGGACAATACACTGACAGTTACAGGCTCACGAGTCCTTCGCGCACGTATTGCAAAAACTAATTCTAACCTTTCGCAAAATGCTCTGGACACAACTTGGTACAATGAAGATCAGGCTTGCAACGTTTCTCTTGCTCAAGACCGAACAAAGCGCACCTTATTCCTTGATTTTGGTGGAAAGACAGGTAAGGACTTCGTTGGGAAAAAATATGCTACGCATGAACAAATTTTTATTGCAGACAGCACAGGTAAATTAATACAATCTATCAAGGCGCCCGAAGGCTATACATTCGACCACACGGAATGGACTACAGACAATATCCAATCAAGCATTGTTGCCACTCTAGCCAACATAAATGGAGCTCACACAAAAATAGTTTTAATCAATCCAGTTGACAGTAGCATCACTGAACTTGCCGAAGGAGAAGAACTATGGCATCCCAATATGTGGATAAAGAAAAAAAATCCAGAACCCATAGGCACTCTTGAAACAAGCTTCAAACTAGATCCAGATAGCGCAGGAATGTATTACAATCCATCGGGATCCAATTGGTACGCAGATGACGAATATCGCTACAAAATGGAATTTCTATGGCAATATAAAGACACGGCAAACGTTGTTATTTTAGGTTCATCCCGAGTCTTTTTCGGCTTAAACCCATTACTATTCAACAAGCCCTATTACGCAGTCAACCTATCTGTCGAGGCAATGGAACATAAGGCAGCCTATCATTTCTTGTCAAATTATATCCTTCCACATATGAAAAAATTGAAAATTGTCATCAAGGATCTGGATATTGACCGTTGGTTCACCGTCTCATCAGGCATATTCGAATATGCATACAAGTTCTATGCTGGATATGTTTACGACAAAAACCATAACTACTGGAAAGAAGGCGCTCCCCGCGGGCTTGCCAAGGCGACATACAATTCCCCGGGCATTTTCCGTACGCAAAACATATTACGTCCAACACGTGGTTTTAGTGCAAAAAGTGGAAGTAGATGGGGAAAACCAGCTACAGAAAAAGACTCAACCTGGTTTGATATTTTCAGCGACCGTTTCATGCACAACTTCAATCACCTTATCCAAATGATTGAAGAATGTCAAATGCATAATATCACATTCATTGGAGTCATCACACCACAAAACCCAAGCTACAAAGAAACCGGTTCTTTCGGAAAATTCGGCATTCGCAGAAGTGAAGCCCCAATCCTAATCCAGAAAATAGCCGATTTACAAAAAAAATACCCCAACTTCATCCTGATGGACGAAAATAAAATGGGAAATCACGATTACACAGATGAAATGGCCATGGACAGAGACCATTTAGCAGAGAAAGGCGCTCAACAACTAACAAAACGAATCGATTCTCTCATTAGAAGCCTTGATATTGATTTATCCCATTAA